A window of the Butyricimonas virosa genome harbors these coding sequences:
- a CDS encoding lysine 5,6-aminomutase subunit alpha, which translates to MQNSKLGLDFTKVAHAKDVARKIADDVQKFVEQYSTVAVERTLCRLLGIDGVDANTVPLPNVLVDEIKDKGVLGEGILFFLGNAIVETGMNPQQIAEKVAVGELDITTLPVHPTDKIKAALKPHVDASIKRISDRRAKKENYLNTIGEGPKPYLYVIVATGNIYEDVVQAQAAARQGADIIAVIRTTGQSLLDYVPYGATTEGFGGTFATQENFRIMRKALDEVGEEVGRYIRLCNYCSGLCMPEIAAMGALEGLDVMLNDALYGILFRDINMQRTLVDQFMSRVINGFAGVIINTGEDNYLTTADAVEQAHTVLASDLINEQLALIAGLKEEQMGLGHAFEMDPSLENGFLLELSQAQMTREIFPKATLKYMPPTKFMTGNIFRGHIQDALFNMIGIWTSQGIQLLGMPTEAIHTPFMSDRYLSIENAKYIFGNMKNIGDEVEFKKDGIIQNRAKEVLNNAIALLENIEREGLFTALEKGIFGDVKRPKNGGKGLDGVAAKGANYYNPFIELMLNNN; encoded by the coding sequence ATGCAGAACAGTAAACTAGGGCTTGATTTCACCAAAGTGGCACACGCAAAGGACGTGGCCCGGAAGATAGCCGACGATGTACAAAAATTCGTGGAACAATACTCTACCGTTGCCGTTGAGCGTACGCTATGCCGTTTGCTCGGTATTGACGGGGTTGACGCTAACACCGTGCCCCTACCCAACGTGCTGGTAGACGAGATCAAAGACAAAGGCGTGTTAGGTGAAGGTATTTTATTCTTCCTCGGAAACGCTATCGTGGAAACCGGTATGAACCCGCAACAAATAGCAGAGAAGGTTGCAGTGGGAGAACTGGATATCACCACGTTACCCGTTCACCCGACAGATAAGATTAAAGCCGCATTAAAACCTCACGTTGACGCAAGTATCAAACGGATCAGTGATCGCCGTGCCAAGAAGGAAAACTACTTAAACACGATCGGGGAAGGTCCGAAACCTTACCTCTACGTAATCGTGGCAACCGGAAACATCTATGAAGACGTGGTACAGGCACAGGCTGCCGCACGTCAGGGAGCTGACATTATTGCCGTAATCCGTACAACAGGGCAGAGTTTGTTGGATTACGTACCTTATGGAGCTACCACAGAAGGATTCGGGGGAACCTTCGCTACACAGGAAAACTTCCGCATCATGCGTAAGGCCTTGGATGAAGTGGGCGAAGAAGTAGGCCGTTACATCCGCTTATGTAACTATTGTTCCGGTCTGTGTATGCCGGAAATCGCGGCTATGGGAGCATTGGAAGGATTGGACGTGATGCTGAATGACGCTCTTTACGGTATCCTGTTCCGGGATATTAACATGCAACGTACACTGGTTGACCAGTTCATGTCAAGAGTAATCAACGGATTCGCCGGAGTAATCATCAACACCGGAGAGGATAACTACCTGACAACCGCTGATGCAGTGGAACAGGCCCACACCGTGCTGGCATCCGACTTGATCAACGAGCAATTGGCCTTGATCGCCGGACTGAAAGAAGAACAAATGGGATTAGGACACGCTTTCGAAATGGACCCGTCTCTTGAAAACGGATTCTTGCTGGAATTGTCTCAGGCTCAAATGACCCGTGAGATTTTCCCGAAAGCCACTTTAAAATATATGCCTCCAACCAAATTCATGACGGGAAATATTTTCCGCGGACATATTCAGGATGCACTTTTCAACATGATCGGAATCTGGACTTCACAAGGTATCCAATTATTAGGTATGCCAACGGAAGCGATCCACACGCCGTTCATGTCCGACCGTTACCTTTCTATCGAGAACGCCAAATATATCTTCGGCAACATGAAGAATATCGGCGACGAAGTAGAATTCAAAAAAGACGGTATCATCCAGAATCGTGCCAAGGAAGTATTGAACAATGCTATCGCATTACTTGAAAACATTGAACGTGAAGGTCTTTTCACCGCTTTGGAAAAAGGAATCTTCGGTGACGTAAAACGTCCGAAGAATGGTGGTAAGGGACTTGACGGAGTTGCCGCCAAAGGTGCCAACTACTACAACCCGTTTATTGAGCTTATGCTCAATAATAATTGA
- a CDS encoding 3TM-type holin, with translation MKPISGIVNSISELIGQLTLPTREKKELEIGLLKLIQELERELTQARAVTVQEEVKGNWLQRSWRPLVMLTFASVILIGTFTSLPILAETSRFWDLLEIGLGGYVVGRSGEKMAEAIFKIKGKR, from the coding sequence ATGAAGCCGATAAGTGGAATTGTTAATTCGATCAGCGAGTTGATTGGTCAATTAACACTCCCGACGAGGGAGAAAAAAGAGCTGGAAATCGGATTGTTGAAATTGATTCAAGAATTGGAGAGAGAATTAACACAGGCAAGAGCTGTCACGGTGCAGGAGGAGGTGAAGGGGAATTGGTTGCAGCGATCGTGGCGCCCGCTGGTGATGTTGACGTTTGCCAGTGTTATTTTGATCGGAACTTTTACCAGTTTACCGATACTAGCAGAAACTTCCCGGTTCTGGGATTTATTGGAAATCGGGTTGGGAGGGTACGTGGTGGGAAGGAGCGGGGAAAAAATGGCGGAGGCCATTTTTAAGATAAAAGGTAAAAGATAA
- a CDS encoding N-acetylmuramoyl-L-alanine amidase, translating into MEVFSSSNSSFSVVNHRLVGDGVIHLECPKNRQGLGVPDMIILHYTAGTSAESSAKFLVRPDVKASAHVVIGRDGQVIQLVPFNIEAWHAGKSSYRGRNELNHYSIGIELDNLGQLRLEGGKFVAECGKEVPVKEVYTEDSGEVPTYWHDYTDVQMRVLNEVCGLLVDTYPIGDIVGHSDVTPRKVDPGPALRVAEWIQYY; encoded by the coding sequence ATGGAAGTATTTTCAAGTTCTAATTCATCATTTTCAGTTGTAAACCATCGTTTGGTGGGAGATGGGGTGATTCATCTGGAATGCCCGAAGAATAGACAGGGACTGGGAGTGCCGGATATGATTATTTTACATTACACGGCAGGTACGAGTGCCGAATCTTCGGCAAAATTCTTGGTGAGGCCGGATGTGAAGGCTTCGGCTCACGTGGTGATCGGACGGGACGGGCAGGTGATACAACTGGTGCCGTTTAATATCGAGGCGTGGCACGCGGGGAAGAGTAGTTACAGGGGAAGGAACGAACTGAATCATTATTCGATTGGGATCGAACTGGATAACTTAGGGCAGTTGCGACTGGAAGGGGGAAAGTTTGTGGCGGAATGTGGGAAAGAAGTACCAGTGAAAGAGGTGTACACGGAGGATTCGGGTGAGGTGCCGACGTACTGGCATGATTACACGGACGTGCAGATGCGGGTGTTGAACGAGGTGTGTGGTTTGCTGGTGGATACTTATCCGATCGGGGATATCGTGGGGCATTCGGACGTGACACCAAGGAAGGTGGATCCGGGACCGGCGTTGAGGGTAGCAGAGTGGATTCAGTATTATTGA
- a CDS encoding 3-oxoacid CoA-transferase subunit B, producing the protein MDKDQVREVIAKRVALELKDGDVVNLGIGLPTMVPNYLPQNVHVILQSENGLLGMGPKPEEGKENPELTDAGGGYITAIEGACSFDSATSFGLIRGGHVDVTILGALQVDEKGNLANWIIPGKKAPGMGGAMDLLVGAKKVILAMEHTAKGNHKILKECTLPLTAAGEVDMIITEMGVMNVTPEGIELVELNPEFTLDDIKAATGCELIISKNLKAMPQ; encoded by the coding sequence ATGGATAAAGATCAAGTAAGAGAAGTTATCGCGAAACGGGTAGCTCTCGAATTAAAAGACGGCGACGTGGTAAACTTGGGAATCGGACTGCCAACAATGGTACCGAACTACTTGCCCCAAAATGTACACGTGATCCTACAATCCGAGAACGGATTATTAGGTATGGGTCCGAAACCGGAAGAAGGTAAAGAAAATCCGGAACTGACGGATGCCGGTGGTGGCTACATCACGGCTATCGAAGGCGCCTGCAGCTTTGACAGCGCAACCTCTTTCGGACTTATCCGCGGCGGACACGTGGATGTCACCATTCTTGGTGCTTTACAAGTTGACGAGAAAGGGAACTTGGCAAACTGGATCATCCCCGGTAAAAAAGCCCCGGGCATGGGTGGAGCCATGGACCTTCTGGTAGGTGCTAAAAAAGTGATCCTTGCCATGGAACACACGGCAAAAGGGAATCACAAGATTCTGAAAGAATGCACCCTGCCGTTGACGGCTGCCGGAGAGGTGGATATGATTATCACCGAGATGGGTGTTATGAACGTTACCCCCGAAGGTATCGAATTGGTAGAATTAAACCCTGAATTTACGTTAGATGACATCAAAGCAGCTACAGGCTGTGAACTTATAATTTCCAAAAATTTAAAAGCAATGCCTCAATGA
- a CDS encoding ATP-binding protein: MKMENIKYREHYLKKIEPFMGTSLIKVMTGQRRVGKSYILFQLIELIRKKEAGANVIYINLEDITFDFIRSAKELHAYVVSKCLKDRKNYIFIDEVQEVSEFEKALRSLALDENNDIYVTGSNAKMLSGELATYLGGRYIEFTIYSLSYPEFLQFHELENSDESYGLYTRYGGLPYLMHLKLEDEIVFEYLKSIYSTIVYRDVVSRYALRNTDILERLLLFLADNVGSIFSAKGISDYLKSQRVTLGVNQILTYIDHFANAFIISCVDRYDIVGKRIFEVGNKYYFENLGIRNVITGFKLQDQGKILENIVYNHLLYQGYKVSVGVLEKQEVDFIGEREGEKVYVQVALQLNDETTIQREFGNLLKIEDNYPKIVVSQDLFHGNTYEGIQYLGIRDFLMKVR; the protein is encoded by the coding sequence ATGAAAATGGAGAATATAAAATATAGAGAGCATTATTTGAAGAAAATAGAGCCATTCATGGGCACGTCTTTGATCAAAGTGATGACCGGGCAACGTCGGGTGGGGAAAAGTTATATTTTATTTCAACTGATAGAGTTGATCCGGAAAAAGGAAGCGGGGGCGAATGTCATTTATATAAATTTGGAAGATATCACTTTTGATTTCATAAGATCTGCAAAGGAGCTACATGCTTACGTGGTGAGTAAATGTTTAAAAGACAGGAAAAATTATATATTTATTGATGAAGTACAGGAGGTGAGTGAATTCGAGAAAGCTCTGCGCTCGTTGGCCTTGGATGAAAATAACGATATATATGTGACCGGAAGCAATGCGAAAATGTTGTCCGGGGAATTGGCCACTTATTTAGGGGGCCGATATATCGAGTTCACGATATATAGTTTGTCATATCCGGAGTTTTTACAGTTTCATGAACTGGAAAATTCGGATGAAAGTTATGGGTTATATACCAGATATGGAGGGTTGCCTTATTTGATGCATTTGAAATTGGAAGATGAAATTGTTTTTGAATATTTGAAGAGTATATATTCTACGATTGTTTATCGGGACGTGGTTAGCCGATATGCTTTACGGAATACTGATATCTTGGAGAGGTTACTTCTGTTTCTTGCAGATAATGTCGGAAGTATATTTTCGGCTAAAGGGATAAGTGATTATTTGAAATCACAACGAGTTACGTTGGGGGTAAATCAAATTCTGACTTATATAGACCATTTTGCAAACGCTTTTATTATTTCTTGTGTTGATCGGTATGATATTGTGGGGAAACGTATTTTTGAGGTAGGGAATAAATATTATTTTGAAAATCTGGGAATTCGAAATGTTATAACCGGTTTTAAACTTCAAGATCAGGGGAAGATATTAGAGAATATTGTTTATAATCATTTGTTATATCAAGGATATAAGGTTTCCGTGGGAGTATTGGAGAAACAAGAAGTTGATTTTATTGGTGAGCGGGAGGGTGAAAAGGTGTATGTGCAGGTCGCTTTACAGCTAAATGATGAGACAACTATCCAACGGGAATTTGGTAATCTTTTAAAAATAGAAGATAATTATCCCAAGATTGTCGTCTCGCAAGATTTGTTTCATGGGAATACTTACGAGGGGATACAATATCTGGGGATTCGTGATTTTTTGATGAAGGTTAGGTAA
- a CDS encoding DUF6266 family protein — MALVRNEFGIKGRVGNVVFCKLNGKSYMRSVPDRIDPNTPQQQEVRSRFRVAVRFYQKIKETPLKGILDLSADKICSSGYALFMKKNLKAFRANGKIGDFSQLHFSAGKRQQAYNLQGRMDEQGMVTLDWENDEEAYNFEATDRLNVVVLYSNRSFSPKLLEGLEVLRVAEKVTFPLERGKGVRIYLYCFFVSPDGKRFSNSQCIKL, encoded by the coding sequence ATGGCTTTAGTTCGTAATGAATTTGGAATAAAGGGGCGAGTAGGGAATGTCGTTTTCTGCAAGTTGAACGGGAAATCTTATATGAGGAGTGTTCCCGATAGAATTGATCCAAACACGCCGCAACAGCAAGAGGTAAGGTCCCGTTTTCGGGTGGCTGTGCGTTTTTACCAAAAGATAAAGGAGACACCCCTGAAGGGAATTTTGGATCTTTCGGCAGACAAAATCTGTAGTAGTGGCTACGCACTTTTTATGAAGAAGAATTTGAAAGCGTTTCGGGCAAACGGGAAGATCGGTGATTTTTCGCAGTTGCATTTTTCTGCCGGGAAACGACAACAGGCGTATAATCTGCAGGGGAGAATGGATGAGCAGGGGATGGTCACGTTGGATTGGGAGAATGACGAGGAGGCATATAATTTTGAGGCGACAGATCGTTTGAATGTGGTCGTGCTTTATTCGAATCGTTCATTTAGCCCGAAGTTGTTGGAGGGATTGGAGGTGTTACGGGTGGCAGAAAAAGTAACTTTTCCGTTAGAGCGTGGCAAGGGGGTGAGGATTTATTTGTATTGTTTCTTCGTGTCCCCGGATGGGAAACGATTCTCGAATTCGCAATGCATTAAATTGTGA
- a CDS encoding acyl-CoA dehydrogenase, whose translation MDFSLSKQEQLFLQMIREFAEKEVKPLAAEVDESERFPMETVQKMAKLGIMGIPFPVELGGAGGSNILYTLAVEELSRVCATTGVIVSAHTSLCCAPIMEHGTPEQKAKYLPKLASGEWIGAFGLTEPNAGTDASAQQTIAVKEGDHYVLNGSKIFITNAGYAHVYIIMAMTDKSKGTKGISAFIVEKDFPGFSVGKKEKKLGIRGSATCELIMENCIVPAENLLGQEGKGFGIAMKTLDGGRIGIASQALGIAQGAMDETVKYVKERKQFGKAIGQFQNTQFQLADLQTKIEAARLLVRQAAYKKDLKVPYSADAAMAKLFAAETAMEVTTKAVQFHGGYGYTREYPVERMMRDAKITEIYEGTSEVQRMVIAANLLK comes from the coding sequence ATGGATTTCAGTCTATCAAAACAAGAGCAACTCTTCTTACAAATGATAAGAGAGTTTGCAGAAAAAGAGGTAAAACCTCTGGCGGCGGAAGTGGACGAATCAGAGAGATTCCCGATGGAAACCGTTCAAAAAATGGCAAAACTTGGTATTATGGGTATCCCGTTCCCGGTGGAACTCGGTGGAGCAGGTGGTAGTAATATCCTTTACACGCTGGCGGTAGAGGAGTTATCCCGTGTATGTGCCACGACCGGCGTAATCGTGTCTGCACACACCTCTTTGTGTTGCGCACCGATCATGGAACACGGAACCCCAGAACAAAAAGCCAAATATCTTCCCAAATTAGCTTCCGGTGAATGGATCGGAGCATTCGGTCTGACAGAACCGAACGCCGGAACCGATGCTTCTGCACAACAGACTATCGCGGTAAAAGAGGGAGATCATTACGTGCTGAACGGATCTAAAATCTTCATTACCAATGCCGGTTACGCACACGTGTATATCATCATGGCAATGACCGACAAATCCAAGGGAACAAAGGGTATTTCCGCATTCATCGTGGAAAAAGATTTCCCGGGCTTCTCCGTGGGTAAAAAAGAGAAAAAATTGGGTATCCGCGGTTCTGCAACCTGCGAGTTAATCATGGAAAACTGTATCGTTCCGGCCGAGAACTTACTCGGACAAGAAGGTAAAGGTTTCGGTATTGCCATGAAAACACTTGACGGCGGACGTATCGGTATCGCTTCTCAAGCATTGGGTATCGCTCAAGGAGCTATGGACGAGACCGTGAAATACGTGAAAGAACGTAAACAATTCGGTAAAGCCATCGGACAATTCCAAAACACCCAATTCCAACTGGCTGACTTGCAGACTAAAATAGAAGCTGCCCGTTTGTTAGTAAGACAGGCTGCCTACAAGAAAGACTTGAAAGTACCTTATTCAGCAGATGCTGCTATGGCTAAATTATTCGCGGCAGAAACGGCCATGGAAGTAACGACCAAAGCCGTACAGTTCCACGGAGGATACGGATATACCCGTGAATACCCGGTTGAAAGAATGATGAGAGATGCCAAGATTACTGAAATCTACGAGGGTACGTCAGAAGTTCAGAGAATGGTGATTGCAGCAAATTTATTAAAGTAA
- a CDS encoding electron transfer flavoprotein subunit beta/FixA family protein, producing the protein MKIVVCIKQVPDTTEIKLDPVTGTLIRDGVPSIMNPDDKGGLEFALQLKDQYGAHVTVITMGPPQAEAILREAYAMGVDRAILLSDRKFGGADTLATSNTIAAALRSLEFDLLITGRQAIDGDTAQVGPQIAEHLDLPQVTYVESLTFDGNKTFTVKKSMEDGYQMVQVDTPCVFTALASGVKPRYMSVRGIVEAYNHPIETWTYNDITVDDQKIGLNGSPTRVFKSFTKGVKAAGQIYEVDPAEAVDIIISKLKEKFII; encoded by the coding sequence ATGAAGATCGTTGTTTGTATTAAACAAGTTCCGGATACCACGGAAATCAAACTGGACCCCGTTACAGGAACCCTTATCAGAGACGGTGTACCCAGTATTATGAATCCCGATGACAAGGGAGGACTTGAATTTGCCCTTCAATTAAAAGATCAATATGGAGCACATGTAACCGTGATCACCATGGGACCTCCTCAGGCAGAGGCTATCTTGAGAGAGGCATACGCCATGGGAGTGGATCGTGCCATCCTGTTAAGCGACCGCAAATTCGGTGGAGCCGATACATTGGCCACTTCTAACACCATTGCCGCAGCCTTGAGATCTCTGGAATTCGACCTATTGATCACCGGGCGTCAAGCTATCGACGGGGATACCGCACAGGTTGGTCCGCAGATCGCTGAACACCTGGATTTACCGCAAGTAACCTACGTGGAAAGCTTAACTTTCGACGGAAACAAGACTTTCACGGTGAAGAAATCCATGGAAGACGGTTACCAGATGGTACAGGTAGACACTCCTTGCGTATTCACGGCATTGGCATCCGGAGTGAAACCCCGTTACATGTCTGTAAGAGGAATCGTTGAGGCTTACAATCACCCCATCGAAACCTGGACCTACAACGACATTACCGTGGATGATCAGAAGATCGGATTGAACGGATCACCGACCCGCGTATTCAAATCATTCACCAAGGGTGTAAAAGCTGCCGGACAAATCTACGAAGTAGACCCTGCAGAAGCTGTAGACATTATTATCAGCAAATTGAAAGAAAAATTTATTATCTAA
- a CDS encoding OAM dimerization domain-containing protein, whose translation MSGGLYSTEKNDFDQTLDLKKIKPYGDTMNDGKTQLSFTLPVPAGDEAIEAAKQLLKKMGFENPQVVFHKELTEGYTFFNCYGSCTHTVDFTSIHVPKVEGTKWDMHETDEFIRENIGRPLIVVGASTGTDAHTVGIDAIMNMKGFAGHYGLERYDMIEAHNLGSQVPNEEFIAKAIELKADALLVSQTVTQKDVHIKNMIELVEMLEAEGLRDKVILACGGPRISHELAKELGYDAGFGMNTYADDVASFVAQEFVRRKNK comes from the coding sequence ATGAGTGGAGGATTATATTCTACCGAAAAAAATGATTTCGACCAGACGCTGGATCTGAAAAAAATAAAACCCTACGGGGACACGATGAACGACGGGAAAACCCAGTTGAGTTTCACGTTGCCCGTGCCTGCCGGGGATGAGGCTATCGAAGCCGCAAAACAATTATTGAAAAAAATGGGTTTCGAGAACCCGCAAGTGGTATTCCACAAAGAGTTGACCGAAGGATACACCTTCTTCAACTGTTACGGTAGCTGCACGCACACCGTGGACTTCACGAGCATCCATGTCCCGAAAGTAGAAGGAACGAAATGGGATATGCACGAAACGGACGAGTTCATCCGTGAAAACATCGGACGTCCTTTGATTGTTGTAGGTGCAAGTACCGGAACCGACGCCCACACCGTGGGAATCGACGCCATCATGAACATGAAGGGATTCGCCGGACACTATGGACTGGAACGCTACGACATGATCGAGGCTCACAACTTGGGGAGTCAGGTTCCCAATGAAGAGTTCATCGCCAAAGCGATCGAGCTGAAAGCCGATGCACTTCTGGTATCGCAAACCGTTACTCAGAAAGATGTTCACATCAAAAACATGATCGAACTCGTGGAAATGTTGGAAGCAGAAGGCTTGCGGGATAAAGTAATCCTGGCTTGCGGCGGTCCCCGAATCTCTCACGAGCTGGCAAAAGAGCTTGGTTACGATGCGGGATTCGGCATGAATACCTACGCGGATGACGTGGCTTCATTTGTTGCCCAAGAATTTGTTAGAAGAAAGAATAAATAA
- a CDS encoding electron transfer flavoprotein subunit alpha/FixB family protein translates to MDKAQYKNVYVFVEQREGVIQNVGLELLGKARELADALNEKVYAMLLGHDLTTQAQECIAYGADTVLRVDAPELATYVTEPYAQAIYQIIRDNKPSIVLIGATTIGRDLGPRLSARVETGLTADCTGLEISEERDLLMTRPAFGGNLMATIICKEHRPQMSTVRPGVMRMGQRDENRKGTIEDVKINFDKSKFRVRVLETVKQTKNLVDITEAHVLISGGRGVGNAEGFDMLRTMANTIGAEVSASRAMVDAGVLGHERQVGQTGKTVRPDLYFAMGISGAIQHLAGMEESEYIIAINKDKFAPIFNVADLGIVGDVRKIVPLLTEKLKR, encoded by the coding sequence ATGGATAAGGCACAATATAAAAACGTTTACGTCTTCGTTGAACAAAGAGAAGGCGTTATCCAAAACGTGGGTCTGGAATTGTTAGGCAAAGCCAGAGAATTAGCTGATGCTTTAAATGAAAAAGTATATGCCATGTTATTGGGACATGACCTGACAACTCAGGCTCAGGAATGTATTGCTTACGGAGCCGACACCGTGTTGCGTGTGGATGCCCCGGAACTGGCTACTTACGTTACCGAACCTTACGCACAGGCTATTTACCAGATCATCCGTGACAACAAACCGAGCATCGTATTGATCGGGGCAACCACCATCGGTCGTGACCTCGGTCCTCGTTTGTCAGCCCGTGTAGAAACCGGATTGACGGCAGACTGTACCGGTTTGGAAATTTCCGAGGAACGGGACCTGTTGATGACTCGTCCTGCATTCGGTGGTAACTTGATGGCAACCATCATTTGTAAGGAACACCGTCCGCAAATGTCAACCGTTCGTCCGGGTGTAATGCGCATGGGCCAACGTGACGAGAACCGGAAAGGAACTATCGAAGATGTAAAAATCAATTTCGATAAATCCAAATTCCGTGTACGGGTTCTTGAAACGGTTAAACAAACCAAGAACTTGGTAGACATCACCGAAGCACATGTATTGATCTCCGGAGGTCGTGGAGTAGGTAATGCAGAAGGTTTCGATATGTTGCGCACTATGGCAAATACCATCGGAGCCGAAGTATCCGCATCCCGTGCCATGGTTGATGCGGGAGTATTAGGCCACGAACGTCAGGTAGGGCAAACCGGTAAAACCGTACGTCCCGACTTGTACTTCGCCATGGGTATCTCCGGAGCCATCCAGCACTTGGCCGGTATGGAAGAATCCGAATACATCATCGCAATCAACAAAGACAAATTTGCCCCGATCTTCAACGTGGCAGACTTGGGTATCGTCGGCGATGTTCGCAAGATCGTTCCGCTTTTAACTGAAAAGTTGAAAAGATAA
- a CDS encoding acetyl-CoA C-acetyltransferase yields MTKTYIVAAKRTAIGKFLGTTLSMTAADLGAAVIKNIIAETGVNPANIDEVIVGNVLSAGQGQGVARQASIKGGIPQEVPAYGINMICGSGMKAVLNGVTAIKSGLANLIIAGGTESMSNAGYILPARVRDGHKMGDVTVVDHMVYDGLTDAFEGYHMGITAENIAEKYAISREEQDEFAIESQQRAIAAIDNGKFKSEIVPIEYKVKKETHVFDTDEFPNRTTSLEKLSTLRPAFKKEGSVTAGNASGINDGASFVLIASEEAVKQNNLTPLCEIIGVGQGGVDPAIMGMGPVPAIANALKNAGIKLSDIDVIELNEAFAAQSLGVIHELMAQHGVTREWINERTNINGGAIALGHPIGASGNRIVVSLVHEMINNEAKLGLASLCIGGGMGTALILKKC; encoded by the coding sequence ATGACAAAAACCTATATCGTAGCAGCAAAAAGAACAGCGATCGGCAAATTTTTAGGAACAACTCTTTCAATGACAGCAGCTGACTTGGGTGCAGCCGTAATAAAAAACATTATCGCAGAAACCGGAGTCAATCCCGCCAACATTGATGAAGTGATAGTCGGCAACGTATTATCCGCCGGACAGGGTCAAGGTGTAGCCCGTCAGGCATCCATCAAAGGAGGGATCCCACAAGAAGTTCCGGCTTACGGAATCAACATGATATGCGGGAGCGGTATGAAAGCCGTGCTCAATGGTGTAACCGCTATCAAATCGGGACTGGCGAACTTGATCATTGCAGGAGGAACCGAATCCATGTCCAATGCGGGCTATATCCTTCCGGCACGTGTACGTGACGGGCACAAGATGGGCGACGTGACAGTCGTGGACCATATGGTGTATGATGGTCTAACGGACGCCTTCGAGGGATACCACATGGGCATAACGGCTGAAAACATCGCGGAGAAATACGCGATCAGCCGGGAGGAACAGGATGAGTTTGCTATCGAATCGCAACAACGGGCTATTGCGGCTATCGATAACGGTAAATTCAAGTCAGAGATCGTGCCTATAGAGTACAAGGTGAAGAAAGAGACTCACGTGTTCGACACGGATGAATTCCCGAACCGGACGACCTCCCTGGAGAAATTATCGACCTTACGTCCCGCTTTCAAAAAAGAGGGATCCGTCACGGCCGGTAACGCTTCGGGGATCAATGACGGGGCATCATTCGTACTGATCGCATCGGAAGAAGCTGTTAAACAAAACAACTTAACTCCTCTGTGCGAGATCATTGGTGTCGGACAAGGCGGTGTAGATCCTGCCATCATGGGTATGGGCCCCGTGCCTGCCATTGCCAACGCACTCAAGAACGCCGGTATCAAACTATCCGATATCGACGTGATCGAGTTAAACGAGGCTTTCGCGGCACAATCGCTGGGAGTGATACACGAACTCATGGCACAACACGGCGTTACGAGAGAATGGATAAATGAACGTACGAACATCAACGGTGGTGCAATAGCACTGGGACATCCCATCGGGGCATCAGGAAACCGCATCGTTGTATCATTAGTACATGAAATGATAAACAATGAAGCAAAATTAGGTCTTGCATCCCTCTGTATCGGAGGGGGCATGGGGACGGCCTTAATTCTGAAGAAATGTTGA